A genomic segment from Labrus bergylta chromosome 3, fLabBer1.1, whole genome shotgun sequence encodes:
- the gpib gene encoding glucose-6-phosphate isomerase b, protein MALTQDPNFQKLQDWYTAHALNLNLRHMFEADKERFNKLSLTLKTEDGDILLDYSKNLITDEVMKMLVDLGKSRGLEAAREKMFKGDKINFTEGRAVLHVALRNRSNTPIMVDGKDVMPDVNKVLEKMKGFCHRVRSGEWKGFTGKAITDVVNVGIGGSDLGPLMVTEALKPYSKDGPRVWFVSNIDGTHIAKTLAQLNPETTLFIIASKTFTTQETITNAESAKEWFLEHAKDKTAVAKHFVALSTNGPKVKDFGIDTENMFEFWDWVGGRFSLWSAIGMSIALHIGFDNFEKLLSGAHWMDNHFRTAPLDKNAPVLLALLGIWYINFFHAETHAMLPYDQYMHRFTAYFQQGDMESNGKYITNHGARVNYHTGPIVWGEPGTNGQHAFYQLIHQGTRMVPSDFLIPAQSQHPIRDSLHHKILLANFLAQTEALMKGKTTEEARKELEASGLSGEALDKILPHKVFQGNKPTNSIIFKKVTPYTLGALIAMYEHKIFIQGVMWEINSFDQWGVELGKQLAKKIEPELKDAAEVNSHDSSTNGLMNFLKKNFA, encoded by the exons ATGGCACTCACACAGGACCCCAACTTCCAAAAACTTCAGGACTGGTACACGGCCCACGCCCTGAACCTAAACCTGAGGCATATGTTTGAGGCTGACAAGGAGAGATTCAACAAGCTCAG CTTAACACTGAAAACAGAGGATGGAGACATTCTTCTGGATTACTCCAAGAATCTCATCACTGATGAAGTCATGAAGATGTTGGTTGATCTG ggCAAGTCCAGAGGTCTTGAAGCTGCCAGAGAGAAGATGTTCAAAGGAGACAAGATTAACTTCACTGAG GGTCGCGCTGTGCTCCACGTGGCTCTGAGGAACCGCTCCAACACTCCCATCATGGTGGACGGCAAAGATGTGATGCCAGACGTCAACAAAGTTCTTGAGAAGATGAAGGGCTTCTGTCAT AGAGTTCGCAGCGGTGAGTGGAAGGGCTTCACAGGAAAGGCCATCACAGATGTTGTCAATGTTGGCATCGGAGGATCTGACCTT GGCCCCCTGATGGTGACTGAGGCCTTGAAGCCTTATTCAAAGGATGGGCCGCGTGTGTGGTTTGTGTCAAATATTGATGGAACACACATTGCCAAAACCCTGGCACAGCTGAACCCTGAGACAACCCTCTTCATCATCGCATCCAAG ACATTCACTACCCAAGAGACCATAACTAACGCTGAGTCGGCCAAAGAATGGTTCCTTGAACATGCCAAAGAC AAAACTGCTGTCGCCAAGCACTTTGTTGCACTTTCTACAAACGGG CCCAAAGTGAAGGACTTCGGCATTGACACAGAGAACATGTTTGAATTTTGGGAC TGGGTTGGCGGTCGTTTCTCCCTGTGGTCTGCAATTGGGATGTCCATCGCCCTTCACATTG GCTTCGACAACTTTGAAAAGCTTCTTTCAGGAGCTCACTGGATG GATAACCATTTCCGCACTGCACCTCTGGATAAAAATGCTCCCGTCCTGCTGGCCTTGCTGGGCATCTGGTACATCAACTTCTTCCACGCTGAGACCCACGCCATGCTGCCATACGACCAGTATATGCACCGCTTTACCGCCTACTTCCAACAG ggTGACATGGAGTCAAATGGAAAGTACATCACTAACCATGGAGCACGTGTTAACTATCACACTGGGCCAATAGTGTGGGGGGAGCCAGGAACCAATGGACAGCATGCCTTCTACCAGCTCATCCACCAAG GAACCCGCATGGTGCCTTCAGACTTCCTGATTCCAGCTCAGTCACAGCACCCAATCAGAGACAGCCTGCACCACAAG ATTCTGTTGGCTAATTTCCTGGCCCAGACAGAGGCTCTGATGAAGGGGAAGACCACAGAGGAGGCCAGGAAGGAGCTGGAGGCCAGCGGCCTCAGTGGAGAAGCTCTGGACAAAATCCTGCCACACAAA GTATTCCAAGGAAACAAGCCAACCAACTCAATCATCTTCAAGAAAGTGACCCCATACACACTGGGAGCACTTATAG CGATGTACGAGCACAAGATCTTCATCCAGGGTGTGATGTGGGAGATCAACAGCTTTGACCAATGGGG AGTGGAGCTGGGCAAACAGCTCGCAAAGAAGATCGAGCCTGAGCTCAAGGACGCAGCAGAGGTCAACTCCCACGACTCCTCCACCAATGGACTCATGAACTTCCTCAAGAAGAACTTCGCCTGA